A genomic segment from Aspergillus puulaauensis MK2 DNA, chromosome 1, nearly complete sequence encodes:
- a CDS encoding uncharacterized protein (COG:S;~EggNog:ENOG410PIYI;~InterPro:IPR011118,IPR029058;~PFAM:PF07519;~SECRETED:SignalP(1-20)), which produces MGSYILYLALCSLFVVQAFCKISCTESAFSKYLSSSGNHNARVLTASHIAEGDTFHVPAGDIAYPQSPTDLPELCAVQINVTSSPESAYSFGLFLPVDWNDRFLAVGNGGFAGGVNWADVGVGARYGFASMSTDTGHNSTSSDGRWAYQAPEKLTDWGHRAMHGSVVLSKQIIEAYYGSALKYNYYSGCSTGGRQGLRAVEMYPGDFDGVIAGSAAWWTTHLQTWTTKAGTYNVPSPAQIPLGLFQVIEDEILRQCDPQDGLVDGIISAPQQCRLNLEALLCRKPGQEGCLSSEQLGTLRLIYSDYVDVNQTFVFPALLPGTESQWEVVIGNGTGNPLGVDYVRYFLGLGEDWTQEQFDYSIVQLADRLDPGNATADDFDISPFQKKGGKLLTYHGMADGFIPTDSSLYYYNQVSSALVPRGIDLDDFFRFFYVPGMQHCSGTPTNVNAPWYFAGPNQSPTLSSSLHGVPGFTDPKHDILLALMAWVEEDAAPENLIATTWKNDTIQDTVHRQRPLCFYPKRAVYTGTGDSNEAQNWECQSLY; this is translated from the exons ATGGGCTCCTATATTCTGTACCTGGCGCTATGCAGCTTATTTGTCGTTCAGGCGTTCTGCAAAATATCCTGCACCGAATCGGCattctctaaatatttatcGTCGTCCGGGAATCACAACGCCAGAGTCTTAACAGCTTCACATATCGCCGAGGGAGACACCTTCCACGTCCCAGCTGGTGATATCGCATACCCGCAATCGCCTACAGATTTACCAGAACTATGCGCCGTCCAGATCAACGTCACCTCGAGTCCCGAGTCGGCGTATTCATTTGGACTATTCCTGCCGGTCGATTGGAATGATAGATTCCT AGCTGTTGGAAATGGCGGATTCGCTGGCGGCGTCAACTGGGCGGACGTG GGCGTCGGGGCTCGCTACGGCTTCGCATCCATGTCCACAGACACCGGCCACAACAGCACCTCCTCCGACGGACGCTGGGCATACCAAGCCCCCGAGAAACTAACCGACTGGGGCCACCGCGCCATGCACGGCTCGGTCGTGCTATCCAAGCAAATCATCGAGGCATATTACGGCAGTGCCCTGAAGTACAATTACTACAGCGGCTGCTCCACCGGTGGGCGGCAGGGTCTGAGGGCTGTCGAGATGTACCCGGGCGACTTTGACGGGGTGATTGCCGGGTCGGCGGCGTGGTGGACGACGCATTTGCAGACGTGGACGACGAAGGCGGGGACTTATAATGTTCCTTCCCCTGCGCAGATTCCGCTGGGTTTGTTTCAGGTTATTGAGGATGAGATTCTGAGGCAGTGTGATCCGCAGGATGGGTTGGTGGATGGTATCATTTCGGCGCCGCAGCAGTGTAGGCTTAATCTGGAGGCGTTGCTGTGTCGGAAGCCGGGGCAGGAGGGGTGTCTGAGTTCGGAACAGTTGGGGACTCTGCGTCTTATTTATAGTGACTATGTGGATGTGAACCAGACGTTTGTCTTCCCGGCGCTTCTCCCGGGGACGGAGTCGCAGTGGGAGGTGGTTATTGGCAATGGGACTGGGAATCCGCTGGGCGTGGATTACGTGCGTTACTTCCTGGGTCTCGGAGAGGACTGGACGCAGGAGCAGTTTGATTACAGCATTGTTCAGCTTGCAGATAGGCTTGATCCGGGCAATGCGACTGCCGACGACTTTGATATCTCGCCGttccagaagaagggcggGAAACTGTTGACATACCATGGAATGGCGGATGGGTTCATTCCGACTGATAGCAGTTTGTATTATTACAACCAGGTATCCAGTGCTCTGGTCCCGAGGGGTATTGATCTGGATGATTTCTTTCGGTTCTTTTATGTCCCTGGAATGCA GCACTGCAGCGGTACACCAACTAACGTAAACGCGCCATGGTACTTTGCTGGTCCGAATCAGAGTCCAACACTCTCGTCCAGTCTGCACGGTGTCCCTGGCTTCACGGATCCAAAGCATGATATCCTCCTGGCATTAATGGcgtgggttgaggaggacgCTGCACCGGAGAACCTAATCGCAACGACATGGAAGAACGACACAATTCAGGATACAGTCCATCGCCAACGGCCGTTGTGCTTTTATCCGAAGAGGGCTGTTTATACTGGTACAGGGGATTCCAATGAGGCTCAGAACTGGGAGTGTCAGTCTCTATACTGA